The Brassica oleracea var. oleracea cultivar TO1000 chromosome C7, BOL, whole genome shotgun sequence sequence TGTACATCAGCATTTATCTTTATCCACCATGGTAGACACTACAACACGTAATTTAATTAAGACTGAAATGATTTATTATTGTAAAGTCTTAATCAACTTTTTTGCCAGTCTTTAGTCCAATTCTTTAAATACTTATAAGCAGAAGCATGTGTAAAGTAATTAATAACTAGACTAATGTAAAATTATAACTGTCCAAATTTTTTAATAAAAATATAGTATCATATATTTCATAAAACAAGAAGAAAGAAAATAGCTTTCTTCTCTTTTTAACCAAAAAAAATATCAATACTATTGCGTTATCATTTTACTATTAAAAGTTCTTTGTGACATAGTAAAATATTATTTATTTTCTTCTATAATTTTTTTTATCTTAACATTTTTATATAGAAATTATCATTTTAGAATTCTAATCTAGTTTATAACTATTTTAAATTTAATATTAATTATAAAATACATTTATTTTTAATAAATAATTTTATTTATCTCAAATTTTATTAGTTAAATATAGTTGTACTGCCCATAAAAGCATTCTAACTATTATTTAAAATTATATTTTTTCTTTACCTTAATTTTTTAATTTGTGTGAAAAAATAAAATAACATTTTAAACAATAATAATTAGAAAATACAGGTTTCTTAATGGAAGGAAAGCACAATCGGCTCTGAAAGAAGAAAGACTCCGCACGTCAGCACCCCTCGACGCTCTGATATTTCGTATATGTTTAATACATGATGTTAAACAAAAGATAACGCAAATATCTTCCTCTCGCTGATGTAATAAGAAAAAAATAATTCATATAAATTATGATTATCCAATACTCCCCCATACACCTTCTTATATATCTGTGTAGATATAAAATTTAAGGAGTGATAATTGATGATACAAAGTCCGACAAACATAAACATCTCCATGATAGGCCAAGGATTGCGGCTGAGATGCCTCGGATACCTTTGCTTTATCCAATGTGGGTAACAAAGTGGTCGAAGATACAATCTATAAACTCATTTCCCCTCATTTCTAAGCAAAAGATATGTATATTATAAGATAATGCATATCTAACACACACCCAGGCCCTCAATGTATACCATGGTTAAAGAGCCATTTAAACGGTACGTTTTATAATCTCCTAGACAAGTTTGCTGTGTTTTAAGTTAACTTTCATTCCACGTCTTTTAGATGCTAGCTAACATGTACTGTTTAGCCCATATGGTTGGAGGTAAATATATATATATATGTTTTTCGGTGAATTTTTCTCCTTGAGTTTGGTTGCGAAATGGGATAATGAATGAGATTTAAATATTACCATAAATAGTATGTCCTATATATGTTTTTATCATTTTTTCAAAAAGAATTTAATCACTTTGTTTGTCTTGGCAGTTGGCACACTCAATAACTACTTATCACAGTATCACTATTGTTAGTTCTGCGATCTGTTAGAAATGCATCTTATACCATTGAATCAAAGGGATTAATGTTCATAATTTAATTTGGGAAAACTGAAAAGAAAAATGTATGAAAAGCTTTGTGTCTTTTTTTACGCCCATGTCTCTCCCGTGTGGCGACGGTGTTGAGATTTTTCTTGACTGAAAAAAGAGAAAACAGATTTGGTCAATAATAACTTTCTAGACACCATATTATCACAATATTAACTTTTTAGAAATCAGATAATAATCCATCATTCAACAAATTGCAACCCCAGTTTGTCATATATTTTAAGCAATTGGTTGGAAGGTTATCAGTGCTTGATATGTTTTACCTTAATCAATACAATTATGGATATAAGAAATGAGTATATGTAATATACATATATAGATATAATGTGACATGATCTAGGTGCATATTTACTAAAATTTTATGTTAGAAACTTTGTTGTTGCTTCACCCAATTGCAGAAAATGGGCTCCACACCCCAACCTTTGCTCTCATTTACTCTATAAAACCATCTCCTCTCTTCACACACCAAAAACTCCATCAAAATTCCACTATCTTTTTTCTGTTTCACCTACCTTTCTGCTCAAGAAGAAAAAACCCTAACTTTCTGCCCAAGTTAACTCCAAAATGCAGCCGCAAACCGATGTTTTCAGCCTGCAGAACTACCTAAACTCCTCGATCCCATCTCCATATCCTTCCCATTTCCAGATATCATCTCCATTTCCAATCAACGGTCAAAACCCTAACTCCTTCTACGGATTCCAAAATGCTACAAACAATCCACAATCCATGGGCCTAAGCAGCAACAACTCGACATCAGACGAAGCCGAAGAGCAGCAGACGGACAAGAACATAATCAACGAGCGGAAGCAAAGAAGGATGATATCAAACAGAGAATCGGCAAGGAGATCGCGTATGAGGAAGCAGCGACACCTTGACGAGCTTTGGTCTCAGGTGATGTGGTTGAGGATCGAGAATCATCAGTTACTTGATAAGCTCAACAATCTCTCTGAATCTCACGAGAAAGTTCTTCAAGAGAATGCTCAACTTAAAGAGGAAACATCTGACCTTAAGCAAGTCATCAGTGATATGCAAATTCAAAGCCCTTTCTCTTGCTTCAGAGACGATATAATCCCCATTGAATAGAGCATTTTTACCTCATGTACCGCGGTTCATATATGTATTATGTGTGTATATCCGGAGATCTTTTTTGTTTACCAAAAGTTCCGGGTCTTAGTCCTCATGCCGGGGATGAGAGAAGGTTAATTAGTCCAAAGATTAGTGTTAATG is a genomic window containing:
- the LOC106304471 gene encoding basic leucine zipper 43-like codes for the protein MQPQTDVFSLQNYLNSSIPSPYPSHFQISSPFPINGQNPNSFYGFQNATNNPQSMGLSSNNSTSDEAEEQQTDKNIINERKQRRMISNRESARRSRMRKQRHLDELWSQVMWLRIENHQLLDKLNNLSESHEKVLQENAQLKEETSDLKQVISDMQIQSPFSCFRDDIIPIE